The Styela clava chromosome 13, kaStyClav1.hap1.2, whole genome shotgun sequence genome has a window encoding:
- the LOC120332847 gene encoding cilia- and flagella-associated protein 418-like: MDDIDDLLDEVEREFALNEKSERPRNVKKVNQREIPKRNAVQVGDDMDKQIDDILGQDEDIFSDSIMKQNNKKSMPELLNNASENKNTKCFPPCLGGTSMKKGISVTGHKRACNNLRCTSCDFKVLCFDNHQWNSSVDYLFFRNKMPDRVKLQLKLKKMPGCNAYCCQCSWKSIKEPTVISQCKDLKWVCGKH, from the coding sequence ATGGATGATATTGACGATTTGTTAGATGAAGTTGAACGTGAATTTGCACTGAATGAGAAATCAGAACGACCACGTAATGTTAAGAAAGTTAATCAACGCGAAATTCCCAAACGAAATGCAGTTCAAGTCGGAGATGACATGGATAAGCAAATAGATGATATTTTGGGGCAAGATGAAGATATATTTTCCGATTCGATCATGAAACAAAACAATAAGAAAAGTATGCCGGAGTTGTTGAAtaatgcttctgaaaacaaaaacactAAGTGCTTTCCACCTTGTCTGGGAGGAACAAGTATGAAAAAGGGAATAAGTGTAACAGGACATAAAAGAGCGTGCAATAATCTCCGATGTACATCATGCGATTTTAAAGTATTATGCTTCGATAATCACCAGTGGAATTCGAGtgttgattatttatttttcagaaacaaAATGCCTGATCGGGTAAAACTgcaattgaaattgaaaaaaatgccaGGTTGTAATGCGTATTGCTGCCAATGCTCATGGAAAAGCATAAAAGAGCCCACAGTCATTTCACAATGTAAGGATTTAAAATGGGTTTGTGGGAAGCATTGA